The Pseudorasbora parva isolate DD20220531a chromosome 19, ASM2467924v1, whole genome shotgun sequence genomic sequence TCTAAGAAAAGCCTTGTGTTACCATTATCTgccataaaagtggaaattgtttTGGTCATTGTTTTTGTTATTCACATTTCTGTCTGACCGTAAGCCATGGAATCTAACATGATCTTGACTTAATCTTCTTATAAAACCTTAACCCAGCCTTTAACACGGGGTGATTAGATGTGTTAGCCGGCACTGAGCTTGATGGTGGCCATGCAGTTGAAACCACAGATTTTTCTATAAACAAAGAAAAGAGTTTAGTAGATAATGTATAacagaaaataaaatgaaagcaGAGCTGACAGCGCACCACAGCAGATGACATGCATCTCTCTATCCCAGCCACACAAATGTGGGAGGAACTGAAGGCAAATCGTCTGGCCAAATACGGCACAGTAACTGCGGTCACAGCTATTAGTAAGTTACGTATTATCATTTCCTCTCATTCTAACTATTGGTGGGTTCTGGTGGGTATTCAGTCAGTTATGGACTACAATTTCTTCCATATGTATTGTAGAATATTAGAAAAAGTTTCACAGTTTTAGCACTGTTCATATTCAGAAGGTACAATGTTGTGGCTCAAGAGGTGTAGATGTCAAGATGTAGATGCAGGGataacagaaatatatataaatatgattgATGTGATGTCATGATgtgattaattgcaattaatcaatttgacaacaatatatacatttgtgtgtgaggatatatatttttacacatgcatgtgtgtgtatttatatatacataataattatatagtacacacacatatattatttaAACCAGATCTGACCTAAAAGCACTTTATTtagatctttaaaaaaatctgcattTACTGCATGAAGAATTTCTTTGGTTTTGAATAGAAGAATGTGATCTATAATGGATCTTTTTCAAAAATAGGTTTGGTTCTCCTGAGAAAATGGATTGCAGGTGGAGTGTGCCGCTGTCACGTGCGACTGGATGGGAAGACAGTCCTCATTACTGGGGCCAACACCGGCATTGGGAAAGAGACGGCACAAGACTTGGCCATGAGAGGTAAACGCTGCAGTCTtgaaaataaaggttccaaaagaAGAGGTTcctcaaaaacatttcttaaaggAACCATTTTTTCTTAATTatgaataacattttattatattctaaagaacatttttcaactataaataacattttgagaATGTCCTTCATAGAACCATCAATGCCaaaaaagaacctttatttttaagagtgaagAAAGTCTAGATTTTGGAGCATTTAAGTGCCACTTCGCATGGCAGTATTTTCAGTTTCTTTTTCTTCCAGGGGCTCGGGTTGTAATGGCTTGTCGAGATCTTTCAAAAGCAGAAAAGGCTGCGGCAGAGATTCGCAGATCTACCGGAAATGGCAACATAGTAGTTCGCCACTTAAACCTGGCATCTCTGTTTTCCGTTCGGCAGTTTGCGCATGAATACACTGCCACTGAGGATCGACTGGATATACTTATTAACAATGCTGGTGAGACATTTTTTCTTCATTACTAGTTAATCAAAAATGAATACCATGCTTTTAACTGTATTGTTCACTATATATTGACTTATCTATACTAGGAGTGATGATGTGCCCTAAAAGCCTTACAGAGGATGGCTATGAAACCCAGTTTGCTGTCAATCATTTGGGCCATTTCCTCCTGACTGTTCTGCTCCTGGACATGCTGAAGAAGTCTAGTCCTAGTCGAGTTATCAATGTGTCCAGTATTGCTCACAAAGGAGGTAAAACCCACCTATTAACATAATaccttttatattttctttgAGCTTCACGTCATTTAGTTAAAAGACTATCCATAAAACCTAAAGGTTCCAGAAGAAGGTCTTTTACAGCGATAGATGAATCATTTTTGGTTTCCCTAAAGAACCGGTCAGTGATcagttcttaaaaaaataacattttaataaccttttgtgcaatggaaagagTTTTTTAAGAAGGAACTTTAAGTGAGTGTTAGATGAGAGCAAAATATTGTAAATGCTCATTTGCCCCTTTTTTCACAATTAATGATCTAATTGTTCTTGCATTGACTAATAACTGATTTGGTTACGGTATATTGTACATCTATGCTGAGTCATTTGTAAACACTAATGCAGAGATACATTAGACTGTTCTTATCTATACAACATATTTTAGTCCGATGACCTTTTTCATATAGGTAAGATCAACTTTGATGACCTTAACTTCAACAAGACACCGTATGATTCCTTGGTCAGCTACAGGCAGAGTAAACTCGCCAATCTGCTGTTTACTCGCGAACTAGCACGGAGAATTAAAGGTTTGTGTGCTCATCCCCAGTACATCAGTCACGTTCAAATATAGAAAATGCCGCAAAAAGCTGTTTTACAACTGATTGTTGTATTGTCCCTACATTAGCCATGTTTAATCATGCTCTGTTATTAATCAGGGTCTGGTGTAATGGTGTACTGCCTCCACCCTGGAGTGATCCGCACTGAACTGGGACGTTACGTGCAGACCCGCTACCCTCTGCTCAGTGCCCTGTTGTCGTTTCCTGCTCTTTTACTGATGAAAACCCCAAATCAAGGTGCTCAGACATCAATCTACTGTGCGGTTGCTGAGGGGTTGGAGTCTCACAGTGGCTGCTATTTCAGGTGAGCTGTTAAAGAGTCTTGATTTTGCTTTTGAGCTCTAATAAAATATAGCTTCTAATGcttgaatgttaaaaaaacaacaacttatttttcacatatcccccattgttgcagctcctctcctcccagtctgtcagtaacgctctgtttagttcctgtctctatgaagcccctccttctgaaaagcacaatgtgctctgattggtcgtcTGGATTAGTAGGCTGGTCAATCGCTTCAAGcatgtttgggaaatgtccttTAGCATAACCACAGGTTaaaacacactactaactaactcaaccaggaaATAGTGGGAAATATTTGAATAAGAAATATTGTGACTACAATGGAGGCGTTTGAGGGAGTTCAGAATCAGTGACattgatatatagaataacttCCGCTGGAGGgactttgtaactttgcagacatTTTTCATGCTAGCATAGCAACATTTTATACGCACTAAAGAAAGCTTAAAAAGAAAGCACAAACGCGTGAGCTAAGCCTTCAACATACGCGTAACAGTTTATATGTAATTTCACTAAAAATGTTACCTTTACTGTTTCTGAAATTTATGCTTGACACTGGATGATTATGAAATCTGTTTACAGTGATTGTAAGCTGAGGGAACCAGCTCCGGAAGGTAAAGATGATCTTGCTGCTCTGCGATTATGGGAAATAAGTGCAAAGCTTGTTGGCTACCATGAAGAGAACTGACAGCACTCCACCAATATCTACTCATAATACCACATGCCTATACAGGATGTTTTGTATGCAGCTATCAACTCTCAGATCATTTTTTCcatctttgattttttttttctaatggaAAACTTTATTTAATTGAATTGGTTATTAGTGGTTTAATCAACTATAGAATAAAAAGCTAGAGTCTGAATGGTGTAGTAATTCATATGTTCCCTGTCCTGCACATGACAGTAGTGTGTTCAAGTCATCACATGCGTGTTTACGACATCACATGCGTTCAAGTCTCTTTGGTCAGAGCAAAATGGTGGcttcttttaatttatttcaagaAAATACAGCAAGGTTTGTTATCTCTGCTTATATAAAATTAAGAACAAAGAATGCGCATCAGGTGAGTTTGaatcttttacattttttattaatctaTGAAGCCACTCTAAACAGTATCGTTACATATTAGgttaattgttatattacaatataGCTTACTTCTTTGTCAATGACAAAGCCTGACAGTGTCACTGCTAAATACCCGTTATATAAGTTGCATCCTTTGAATCCGCTATGTTTTTCACTGACACGCCCCAACTCATACAAATTGAGGCTTAAAGAAAATCCCCAACTTCCCACTGGTATTTACGACTTTGTGGAGGTGTTCATGTGCTTTCAACTTGTAAATACGATCTTCACGACATGACTTGAAGGAACCATAATGAAGATAATTGATGTTTGTCTCATCATTTGTTGTTTTGTAGTATCTAATTTGATGTTTAATAAAGGTTTCATTAAATCATATCTTTATTGTAACctaaatgtcaaaataaaatttaaatagcATAGGCCTAATTTTAGCATTAGACGCTGACAAATACAGTGAGAGTTATTAGGTGCCTGCGATAGGCTATTTGATTCATCACCAAATAGTTTCATAAACTGAATTCATTCATGAATCACTGTATTTCCTTTGatgatattaacattttaatgaaatcattgtCACAACAatgtttgggggaaaaaataaaattattttcagTAAACATTAGCGGCTAGGCctatgcattacaagtaacgcgagttacgtaatcagatttcTTCAAGTAAAGTAACGTTGCTTTtgaatttacaacaaaatatttgaGTTACTTCTCAAATAAGTAACGGATGTTACTTTGATTTCCCATTTATTGAATGACACCTTTCCTTTCCCTATGTTTTGTATGCTGTGTAAATATGATGGTTTGTGGTAACAATGTCTGATTCGTTACGAATCATTATTTAAATTCTGAAtaatggctgcgtccgaaaacctaggcagctgagtTGTTGCCTCACTGCCTTATGAGACAATGGCTTAAGGCAGTGTTCTGTGCATGAAGGCACTTCACAAAACTAATTTCGGAGAGACCtttaaggcagtgtaacagtttaatgatctacagcaaaatagagagagctttggtgagaactataCAAATATGTAATTACTATATATGttagtaatttctcgctagaaattacatcagaagtggaagATGTTAGTAAAATAGTACATTTAGAAACAAACTGACCCtcaaacgcaactttcggacACCATATTTTTtgccccagctcaactgtcacaaaatggaaagcacaggattgtgggatatcgaaggatacatctatgctgctttcaaaaattgatcagatgaaggtctctcaggaggcAGGAAGTGAAGTTAACACTAGAATCGGATGTGCCTTGATGCCTTcttgccttgaaatgtgtcctccgaaggcagcattttctaGGTTTCAGGTGCAGCCAATGAGTCAAATCTTAAAGCTTACTTTCACAAAATCGACTAAATTGATCACACTCACTGAACCAACATTTTAATGATGCTGCCTTAccgaaatatatatattttaaattattgttatttttatacatttttattattattaataaaatttgaATGAGACAGGTTAACATAATCACACAAACGTTTGTAAAAAACACAAACGAATAAATAATGCATTAGAAGCAGGTCAAATTCATGTATTTCAGATGTCTTATTGAGATGTCCGATTCGTGACCGAATCATTTTGAGTCAAATCTTCAAAATGAATTCTTTCACGAATCCAGCACTGACTCACTGAACCAACATTTTAAtgagaatattttgttgtatgtaTTTTGATAATTACAAGTTTAATAATTACAAGTTTAATAACTTTAAGTGACCATGTTATAAAACGGCGCTGATAGACATTGATAAAGGTCGtctgatgagaaaaaaaataaaaaataaaaaactccaTCGACCTCACCAATATGGCGTTTTATTTACTCCGTTTTACGTAGCAGCCTTGAATTATGGGATATTATTCATGCTCTACGAACTGTTACTAGATCAGTTGAACTAGTATATTGAACCTGCATTCTTAACAGATCGACTGAACTACAACAGGTCCCAAATCAGATGTGGACCGAATACTCGGCCATACCGGAAGTAGTAGGAAGCCCAGTGAGTTGTCTGTCTCCTATTGTCAACAGTGTTTTGTATGCGGGAGTTTACTCATGAAAAGAGCATTTTATCAATAGTTAAACTACTTTGAGACGATTTAATAATTTAACCCGTTCTCACTGATAATAAGTACCTATATAAAACGACAAAATGAACGTGACTCTGGCTGTCAAGCAGTACATTTCTAAGATGATAGAGAGCAGCGGACCCGGGATGAAGGTGTTGCTGATGGACAAGGAGACGGTAAGCGAGTTTAAACAGCTTTAACAGTTCAAGCATAAAAGTGTAGATGTGCTTAAACCACTGATAATGCAGTACTGTGTGTAGTGTGAAGGGGCTTTGCTGTCCTGTTACCTGTCATGTGTCTTAACCAAATGCAACTGAACTGAACTCATTTGTTCCTAAATATCTACACAAAACAGTCACAAACAGTGGTCAAAACATTGCTTGCTTATTCTCTTTACTCTTTCTCTGTTTGTTTACAGACCAGTATTGTGAGTGTGGTCTACACTCAGTCAGAGATCCTGCAGAAGGAGGTCTACCTTTTTGAGCGCATTGACTCACAAAACCGAGACAACATGAAGCACCTTAAAGCGATCTGCTTTCTCCGGCCAACCAAGGTTTTATCATTGTATTTTTTAGAATAAATGTGACCATGGACCACAAAATCATACAGCTGAAGAAATTAgttttccattgatgtatggtttgttaggatatgaCAGTATTTGgcagagatacaactatttggaAATCTGGAATCTCAGGgtgcaaaataatcttaatattGAGAAAATAGCCCTTAAGGTTGTTCAAATGAAGTcattagaaatatatattactactactaatcatcttttttaatatattaacggtaggacatttacaaaatatcttcatgaaacatgatctttatttaacatcctaatgatttttggcataaaagaaaaatcgatAATTTTGACATACAGTGTATTTTTAACTATTGACACAAATATACTCGtgagacttatgactggttttgtggtccagggtcacatagaTTTACACTGCATTTCCTGGTGATTTCATACTTGAATGTCTCTTCTTTCAGGAGAATGTAGAGCACTTGATTCAAGAGCTTCGTCGACCCAAGTATAGTGTCTATTTCATCTGTGAGTTCAAGAAATATATGTTTCATCAATTTACCTCTCATTTATATGAGTTTGTAGAATATGTGCTAATAATGGTGGTCAGAAGACAAACTTTCACTGACTTTAGAACTAATTCTGTGTAGATTTCAGTAACGTGATCAGTAAGAGTGAGATAAAGGTCTTGGCTGAGGCAGATGAACAGGAAGTAGTTGCAGAAGTGCAGGTGGGTCTTCTTAATTATGTCTACATAATTCATTCATACTCTCCCAAAATGTGGTGAAATGTAATGAAAAATATTGTTACTCTAGGAGTTCTATGGAGATTTCATTGCTGTGAACCCTCATCTTTTCTCACTCAACCTTCAAGGAGTATCCAGGGtaagatatttatttttatatatatttttttaatagggaaCCAGGGCTTGCATTTTGTTGCTCAGTATGTTttctaaattaataaataatgtagAAAACCTATTATGTCCTTTTCCAAAGTCTGGATTTAGTTTTTGGGCTCTACTAGAATAGGTTTTAATGCTTAAATGttcaaaaaacatattttccctttattcaacatttttgcagctcctctcttcccagtctgccAGCAATGCTCTGTTTAGTCTCAATGAAGCCTGAAAagcacaatgtgctctgattggttgggtGGACCAGTGTGTTGCAATCAACTGCATCAGCATGTTTGGGAAATGTCACACCACTCACCATAACTGAGTTTCCACACTACTAACGTCTGAAGCTGAGACTATAACACTACAACTCAACCAGGCCTGCTCCTTTATTTTGCATACGCCTTGGGCCAGAATGATTTAAATGAGAAATATTGTGATATGTTCATTCCCAGAATAAAACTCAAGACTACTATGGAGgcgtttcagggagttcagaaacactgatgCAGAGAATAACTCGCTTTATAGGGTCTTTGT encodes the following:
- the zgc:153441 gene encoding retinol-DH_like_SDR_c domain-containing protein isoform X1, which codes for MHLSIPATQMWEELKANRLAKYGTVTAVTAISLVLLRKWIAGGVCRCHVRLDGKTVLITGANTGIGKETAQDLAMRGARVVMACRDLSKAEKAAAEIRRSTGNGNIVVRHLNLASLFSVRQFAHEYTATEDRLDILINNAGVMMCPKSLTEDGYETQFAVNHLGHFLLTVLLLDMLKKSSPSRVINVSSIAHKGGKINFDDLNFNKTPYDSLVSYRQSKLANLLFTRELARRIKGSGVMVYCLHPGVIRTELGRYVQTRYPLLSALLSFPALLLMKTPNQGAQTSIYCAVAEGLESHSGCYFSDCKLREPAPEGKDDLAALRLWEISAKLVGYHEEN
- the zgc:153441 gene encoding retinol-DH_like_SDR_c domain-containing protein isoform X2 — translated: MWEELKANRLAKYGTVTAVTAISLVLLRKWIAGGVCRCHVRLDGKTVLITGANTGIGKETAQDLAMRGARVVMACRDLSKAEKAAAEIRRSTGNGNIVVRHLNLASLFSVRQFAHEYTATEDRLDILINNAGVMMCPKSLTEDGYETQFAVNHLGHFLLTVLLLDMLKKSSPSRVINVSSIAHKGGKINFDDLNFNKTPYDSLVSYRQSKLANLLFTRELARRIKGSGVMVYCLHPGVIRTELGRYVQTRYPLLSALLSFPALLLMKTPNQGAQTSIYCAVAEGLESHSGCYFSDCKLREPAPEGKDDLAALRLWEISAKLVGYHEEN